CAGGGATGATGTCTCCTACTCCAGTGCGGGATTGCGATTTCGTCAGGGGCGCAGATCGTCACTGGCGCTAAGGAGTGGAATGCCGATCATTGCTGCGCCGCTTGCGCCGGGACCGTAGAACCCTGAATACCAGCGCGGCGACCATGATGCCGGCTACATAATAAAGGGCCACCTGCCTCGAAATATCGTGCATTTCCATCTACCTAAGCATACAAAACTGTCCGCTGACAGGCAAGCCTTTGTATTCCCCCGCTTCTCTGCCGGCATTACGGTTGACTCACTCTCGGCGCGGTCATAACATCTTGCGGCTGCCCGGCCACTGTGCAGGTTTGGGTAGCCCTGTGACCACCCGCCAATTTCGGGGAAACGCATGCATCGCCGGATCGTCGTCATGTTTAGCCTGTTGCCACTGCTGCTCACGGCCCAGACTGATTTGGGTCCCTTCAGGTTTCTGGACAGAAGTAAGGCGGCCAACTATACCGCCAGTGCGGTGCTGGGGGGACCCGGTCTCCTGGCCATGGGACTCTCCACGGAACGGCCAGCCCCGAATGCAGTGAATTTTCTGGACTTTATTCCCGGCTACGCGGTGAAATACAGTCTCATTGTGAGGGATGCGGTATTCATCCAGGGTGCCTTCATTTCCAGGGCCCGCTACCGGCCTAACCGCAAGCTGGTAGGCAGCCTGGGGCTGGGATTGGGCCTCAGCCTGCGCAGCGGCAAACCCAGTTTTCATCTCGACCTGGTCATGGGAATCGATTACCTTTACAACGAGAAATATGTGCTATCCATTGCACTGGTGGGGCAAGGCCAGCTGGCCATCGGACTTGGCTTGCACCGGGGCTATGGCTGGTGATGGGTTGACCGGTGGACTGTTTGTGCTTGAAATCTGCCGATGATCTGACACCGAGGTCACGATTGTCTGCCGTTGCCGTCATGTGAGCGCTATCACACGCTTCAACTTTGAGACCTTTTTGGCTTGATGATATTTCGGCTGAAGCCTAGATTCACACGCAAATAATCTCCATTTCCCTTAGATTTGACTGAACGGCGCCATACACCTGGAGCTGTGTTGTAGGTTGGAGCGCGAGCAAACCTGTCTGGGAGGGCACCGTACGTGAAATATTCTTATCGCCTGATCATCCTCTGCGCTCTATTGGTTTTTGCCGGGCAGACGGCCCGGGCTTCTATCCCTCCCCATCCTGACCTCAAGGCCCGGATTGCCGCCGGCAAGCTGGCCCGTCCCTACTACCTTGAGCACCAGCGGGAGCTCCTCGCCCGGGGTGTGAATGCGCCCTGGGCAGCCCCGTCGCTTGGCCTGCAAAAGGGGCTCGCGCCGGGCGCTCCATTGCGGTCCCTGGGACCCGCCCAAGCGCCTGTCGGCCCGTTTAACGCACTGCTGATCCTGGTGGACTTTTCCGACAACGTCCAGCAGGTCCAGGCAACCAAGTTTGATACCCTGGTCTTCAATACTTCTCCCGGTACGGTATCCGATTACTTCAGCGAGGTGAGCTACGGCAATCTTACCATCGTTACGGTGGACCTGCCGAGTCAGATTGGCTGGACACGGGTGGATTCGACCTACGCCTATTACGTAGATGGTCAAAACGGGTTTGGCGACTATCCAAAAAATGCCCAGAAACTGGTTGAAGATGTGGTGACCGCAGTGAACGGGGTCGTGGACTTTTCCCTGTACGACAATGACGCTGACAACGAGGTGGACGCACTGTTCATCGCCCACGCTGGGCCGGGCGCAGAGTTCACCGGCAATGACAACGACATCTGGTCTCACGCCTGGGTTACCTACAACCCCCCCATTCTGGATGGCGTCTCCATCTGGCGCTACTCCATGGAGCCGGAATTCTGGGCCTCTCCCGGCGACATGACCATCGGCGTCTATGCCCACGAGATGGGGCACAGCGTTTTCGGTCTGCCGGACCTGTACGACCGCGACGGCTCCTCGTCGGGTCTGGGCCGCTGGAGCCTGATGGCCGGCGGCAGCTGGAACGGCAACCTGGGCGATACCCCCGCCTATCCTGACGCCTGGAGCCACATCGAAATGGGCTACCTCAACACCGTAGATTTGCTCTCCAATGTGCCCGGGCAGGTGATCAGCCACGTCGAAGCAACCTCAATGGCCTACCGCGTCTGGCCTGGAGGGAATTTTGGCGACGAATACTTTATTTTGGAAAACCGGCAGCTGGTCGGTTACGACGCGGCCCTGCCGGGCGGTGGGTTGCACATCTACCACATCGACGAGACGGTGGGCACCCAAAACGATAACCAGTGGTATCCGACCTTCACCGACTCCGGGCACTACCTGGTGGCTTTGGAGCAGGCGGATGGGGATTGGGACCTTGAGCATGATATTGGAGTCGGCAATTCGGGGGACGATGGCGACCCCTTCCCGGGTGTCACCAACAACACCGCCTTCAATGATGCCACCATCCCGGACAGCCGGTACTACACCTTAGGCAGTACGGACATCGCCATACAGAACATATCCGCCTCCGCCAACGACATGACGGTGGACGTATTCATTGACATTCCCCTGGCCGTAACTCCTGACTCGCTCAGTGCCGAGCTGGTCATCGGCGATTCTGTGACTCAGGCCATCAGCATCCGCAATGCTGGCGTTGATACCCTGACCTTCGACCTCCTGATCGCGGCAAGGTCCCTGGCTGCAGCCGTGCCTCCGGGTCCGTTTGCTTCGCTGCGCGTTTCCGCGCCTGCGTTTGATGCCTTCCCTGGTGGCAAGGCCCTGCGGCTGGCCGAGTCAGCGAGTCTTTCACAGACGGCCTCCTCCAACGCCGCTACGGCACCTTCGATCAGCTCAAGTACGGCAGCGGTCTCCGATCACGGGACCGTGTTGGTGCTCTCCACCGTCTCCATCTCAGCGTCGGTCCTGCTGGCCCTGACCAACCTTGGCGTGACCTACGACCATATCGCGACGACGGTGTTCACCGGAATTGACTTTTCACCCTATCAGACGGTGATCGTGGCCCTGGATGGGGGGCTGGTGGAAACCGCCAGCGTTCAGGCCCTGGCGGATGCCGCCGGCGCCGGGCGCAAATTGATCATCGTTGGCGGCACCAACTACGGTCCTTACTATATTGGGATGGAGAGCTACCTCCTGTCCCATACCAATCAGCAGGGCTGGGTCATATCCGCGCCGCCCCACCTGACGGTTACCGATACAGGCCACCCGCTGGTAGCCGGCGTGCCAGCCAGCTACAATTTTGTCAACAGCAGTGCTGCCAACTATATGCTGCGGGTCTCAGACCCGGTGGCTGCGGTTGCGGCTGTAAACGGCGACGGCCACCCCATTCTACTGGACAAGCCCATCGGGACTGGCCACCTCGTCGCCTTCCTGAATTCCGCCCTGGATAGCTACTGGCTGAATGCCGCCGACTTTGCCGTACTGGAAACCGTCCTCGACAACGCCTTGACGGGTGGCGTAAGCTGGCTCTCCGCAAATCCCACCTCGGCTACTCTGGCACCCGGAGATTCGGTGGCGATCGACATCACCTTCAACGCGACGGGCCTGCTGGGCGGCGACTATGAGGCCTACATTGTGCTTGCCGACCGTGACAGCACGAGTCCCGATGTCCGGGTCCCCGCCCATCTGCGCGCCATTGGTATTCCTGACATTGCTCTGGCGCCGGACACGCTGGAGTTTGGGTCCGTGTTTGTGGGCCATCCATCGACTCAGATCTTGACGGTGACCAGCCGGGGGACCGATTCCCTGAGGGTGAGCGCTATAGCGGCTGATCACGGCGCCTTTTCCGTGGACCCGTCAGTCTTTGTGCTGGGTCCCGGAGACAGCCTTAACGTAAGTGTGACCTTTACAGCCGCCACCGCGGGGGTCATATCGGCCACCATCACGGTGACCAGCAACGCCCCCGCCGCAATGGTCGGGCTGAACGCCACGGCAACGCAACCGGCTGAGATCGTCCTCAGTCCCGATTCATTGAGCGCCGACCTGTTCCCGGACGACACTACGACGCAGGTGCTCACCGTCCACAATCTCGGTGCCGGGGAGCTCGTCTGGAGCGTGGCGGCCAACGATGGCCAGCGACCTCCGGCTGCGCCCGCCTTCCCCGCTGAGTATTACCAGTATATTCCCAAGGGCAGCGTCGACTCTCGTGTCGGCCCGCCGGTTGAGCGGGGGCAGGGCGGCCCCGATGTATTCGGCTACACCTGGATCGACAGCGATGGGCCTGGAGGGCCGGTCTTCAATTGGCTTGACATCTCCGGCACGGGGCTCAACTCCGGCATCACCCTCGATGATGATACCGCCTGGGTCAACCTTGGCTTCAGCTTCAGTTTTTACGGGCGTGACTATGACCAGGTGCTCATCGGCGAGAACGGGACGTTGTCTTTTATCAACTATGGGTTCAGTGACTTTTCAAATGATCCCATACCGTCAACAAATTCGCCCAATGCGTTGATCGCGGTCTTTTGGGATGATCACTACACCCCTGATGGGGGCGCGATATACTACGAGACGCGCGGCTCCGAACCCAGCCGCACCTTCATCGTCCAGTGGCACCAGGTACCCCACATCAGTGACATCAATTCCGTATTCACCTATCAGGTCATCCTGTCAGAGGCGGCCGGCTCCATCGTTTTCCAATACGAAACGATGACGGGTTCCTACGGCGATGGCAGCTATGCGACGGTGGGAATTGAAGACTCGCTGGGTGTGGATGGCCTGCAGGTTTCGTTCAACACCGGCTACGTCCACAACGGCCTGGCCATCCGGTTGAGTACTACCCCTCCTTGGCTCACAGTAGCCCCCGGGTCGGGGACGGTTGCGCCGGGCGGGTCTCAGGACGTTGTGGTTACCTTCAACTCAACCGGGTTGGTGCCGGGAATCCTTCAGGGCCATCTGACCTTTGACAGCAACGATCCCGGTAATGCCAGCACGTCCTTGCCCGTGAGCCTGCGGATCCCACTCATCGGCCCGCCGCTGATAACCGGGATCGCTGACGTGCCCGCTGATCAGGGTGGCTGGGTGATGGCCAGCTGGCTGGCCTCGCCCGATGACAGCCATCAGAGTCCGCATCCGGTGCTGTTCTACAGCGTGTGGCTTTATGGCCCCGGCGCTGCAACCTTGCCGGCTGTGCCCGTCCTTGCCGCGGCGGAATCGTCCCTGACTGCGGGCAGGAGTCCGCTCGCCGGGCCTTGGCTAAGCCGTGACACCGACGGAGTAGCCGGCAGCGCCGGAGCAGCCCCCAGTAGTCCGGGAGCGGCGCGGGACGACTATCCGGTCTTCAGCGGAGCGCAGCTGGGTGCGCCGGGTTGGATCGGCGTGGGCTCCATCGGGGCTACGCTGGACTCAGCTTACACTTTCCTGGTGCCCACTTGGCAGGACTCTAACGCAGCCGGCACTCACTGGTCCCGGATCCGGGTCTCCGCTCACACGTCTGTTGTTGTGGCTGGCTTTGCCTTCTCCGCGCCCGACAGTGGATATTCGGTGGACAACATCGCCCCAGCAGTGCCTGCTGGCCTGGTAGCCGTGCCCACGGAGCTGGGCGTCTCGCTCAGCTGGACATATGACACTGCTGCGGAAGCGGACTTTCAGTACTTCGCGGTATACCGTGGTACGGAGACCGGATTTACGCCCGTCCACCCGGACAGCTCTATTGCCACCACCACCGACCCGGCTTATGCCGATGAGCAGGTGGATCCGGGGGTCACCTACTTTTACCGCGTGGCGGCGGTGGATTATAACGGGAACGTGAGCGATCTGAGCGCAGAAGTAGCGGGCTTCGTCTTGGCTTTGACCGATGGTCTCGGCATACCTGACGCCTATGCGCTGCGGCAGAACTATCCCAACCCCTTCAACCCCAGCACGACCATCCGGTTTGAGCTGCCCGAAGCGACGCCGCTGACCTTGGCGATATTCGATATCCTGGGACGCGAGGTGGTTCGGTTAAGTGCGGGTACACTGGAGGCTGGCTACCACCAGGTGGTGTGGAATGGCAGGACCGCCGCCGGGCGCGAAGTTACCACGGGTCTGTATATCGTGCGCCTGGTCTCGCCGGCCTTCACGGATCAGTTCAAAATGGTGCTTATGAAGTAGCCGCCCGCACCATCGGTATCGGGCGCAATAGACCCCAATTGCACTCTTGGCGCAGTTGGGGTCTTGCATGGCTGATAGGTTTGGCGCCGCTGGTATTCGGGATGGTCTCAGCCGCACTGAGGATTGTGCTACCATCAGCCGGGTCGCACAAGCTAGTTGCTGGAGAGTGTTAGGGTAAGAGGTGCCGGTCAGGGTTCCTAATCCGGTTGTCATCTCCTGCAGTTGCGCTGTAGATTTGACTAACTCGTCCCTGGGAGATGTATTTTGAAGCATGAGCGACCGGCATATCTAGTGGTGCTCATTGGTGCCCTGTGGCTGCTAACAGCGGGGTGTAGCCAAAACAGGGTCGCAAACAGCGCCTGGCTGGCGAGCCTGCCCAAACCGTGGGTGCTCAGCGCAGAGCAGGTGACCCAGCTGTTGCCCGAGTTCCGGAAGCACTACCCCGATTTTCACCAGCGGTTGAAGGCTGTGGCGTTGTGGCGGGTCGGGACCCCTTACGAACTCTACCGGTTGGGCGAGGAGGTAGAGCCGGACCCCGATCCCATTTTTCGCCTGGACGTATCCGACTGTACAGCTCACATCCTGACCTCCTTGTGCCTCGCGCAGAGCAGCTCCTGGTCGGAGGCCCGGCACAACATGATCGCCATTCACTACAAGCCGGATGCGGCCGGCAACATGACGCCCAGCTACCGTTCCCGCTGGCACTACACCACTGACAGGATCACCGCCAACCCATCCACAGTGGACATCACGCCCAGTCTG
This DNA window, taken from Candidatus Neomarinimicrobiota bacterium, encodes the following:
- a CDS encoding M6 family metalloprotease domain-containing protein is translated as MKYSYRLIILCALLVFAGQTARASIPPHPDLKARIAAGKLARPYYLEHQRELLARGVNAPWAAPSLGLQKGLAPGAPLRSLGPAQAPVGPFNALLILVDFSDNVQQVQATKFDTLVFNTSPGTVSDYFSEVSYGNLTIVTVDLPSQIGWTRVDSTYAYYVDGQNGFGDYPKNAQKLVEDVVTAVNGVVDFSLYDNDADNEVDALFIAHAGPGAEFTGNDNDIWSHAWVTYNPPILDGVSIWRYSMEPEFWASPGDMTIGVYAHEMGHSVFGLPDLYDRDGSSSGLGRWSLMAGGSWNGNLGDTPAYPDAWSHIEMGYLNTVDLLSNVPGQVISHVEATSMAYRVWPGGNFGDEYFILENRQLVGYDAALPGGGLHIYHIDETVGTQNDNQWYPTFTDSGHYLVALEQADGDWDLEHDIGVGNSGDDGDPFPGVTNNTAFNDATIPDSRYYTLGSTDIAIQNISASANDMTVDVFIDIPLAVTPDSLSAELVIGDSVTQAISIRNAGVDTLTFDLLIAARSLAAAVPPGPFASLRVSAPAFDAFPGGKALRLAESASLSQTASSNAATAPSISSSTAAVSDHGTVLVLSTVSISASVLLALTNLGVTYDHIATTVFTGIDFSPYQTVIVALDGGLVETASVQALADAAGAGRKLIIVGGTNYGPYYIGMESYLLSHTNQQGWVISAPPHLTVTDTGHPLVAGVPASYNFVNSSAANYMLRVSDPVAAVAAVNGDGHPILLDKPIGTGHLVAFLNSALDSYWLNAADFAVLETVLDNALTGGVSWLSANPTSATLAPGDSVAIDITFNATGLLGGDYEAYIVLADRDSTSPDVRVPAHLRAIGIPDIALAPDTLEFGSVFVGHPSTQILTVTSRGTDSLRVSAIAADHGAFSVDPSVFVLGPGDSLNVSVTFTAATAGVISATITVTSNAPAAMVGLNATATQPAEIVLSPDSLSADLFPDDTTTQVLTVHNLGAGELVWSVAANDGQRPPAAPAFPAEYYQYIPKGSVDSRVGPPVERGQGGPDVFGYTWIDSDGPGGPVFNWLDISGTGLNSGITLDDDTAWVNLGFSFSFYGRDYDQVLIGENGTLSFINYGFSDFSNDPIPSTNSPNALIAVFWDDHYTPDGGAIYYETRGSEPSRTFIVQWHQVPHISDINSVFTYQVILSEAAGSIVFQYETMTGSYGDGSYATVGIEDSLGVDGLQVSFNTGYVHNGLAIRLSTTPPWLTVAPGSGTVAPGGSQDVVVTFNSTGLVPGILQGHLTFDSNDPGNASTSLPVSLRIPLIGPPLITGIADVPADQGGWVMASWLASPDDSHQSPHPVLFYSVWLYGPGAATLPAVPVLAAAESSLTAGRSPLAGPWLSRDTDGVAGSAGAAPSSPGAARDDYPVFSGAQLGAPGWIGVGSIGATLDSAYTFLVPTWQDSNAAGTHWSRIRVSAHTSVVVAGFAFSAPDSGYSVDNIAPAVPAGLVAVPTELGVSLSWTYDTAAEADFQYFAVYRGTETGFTPVHPDSSIATTTDPAYADEQVDPGVTYFYRVAAVDYNGNVSDLSAEVAGFVLALTDGLGIPDAYALRQNYPNPFNPSTTIRFELPEATPLTLAIFDILGREVVRLSAGTLEAGYHQVVWNGRTAAGREVTTGLYIVRLVSPAFTDQFKMVLMK
- a CDS encoding DUF1460 domain-containing protein, whose translation is MKHERPAYLVVLIGALWLLTAGCSQNRVANSAWLASLPKPWVLSAEQVTQLLPEFRKHYPDFHQRLKAVALWRVGTPYELYRLGEEVEPDPDPIFRLDVSDCTAHILTSLCLAQSSSWSEARHNMIAIHYKPDAAGNMTPSYRSRWHYTTDRITANPSTVDITPSLLPPEELATVDITLNRKADGSEFLDLDWSRELTARYIPSAKISAELLARLPAVCGVTFVKKSYFKLGLVVAHEGMIIDRQDLIHAGLAAGETERTDFLKYYFAEQGPLFDGIMVFAFVPLAEQAG